From one Bacillus sp. FJAT-42376 genomic stretch:
- a CDS encoding exonuclease SbcCD subunit D, with the protein MRILHTADWHLGKTLEGRSRLPEQAAFLDELAGIVESEKIDAVIMAGDVFDTVNPPSAAEKLFYESMSRLSDKGRRPIVVIAGNHDNPERLSAASPLAGDHHIHLIGYPSDHLLKVDVPLAGQTMNIAALAYPSESRLEQVLSENFDELLMRNHYDAKIKALFESMAKGFGKDTVNLAMSHLHVAGGSTSDSERPIEVGGAYTVAADSLPAAAQYVALGHLHRPQTIKRALTEARYSGSPLAYSFSEAGYAKSVTIVEADPGEAAKVQEVFLSSGKPLVQWKAAGGIAQVHDWLEQGKDANAWVDLEIQLSDALSMEEIQNLRKRHSGIVHIRPVFHSADEALQPEARSSVPIDELFARFYEKQTGGAKPDDRLIRLFRELVSEEDSGEGEGA; encoded by the coding sequence ATGAGAATATTGCATACAGCCGACTGGCATTTGGGGAAAACACTGGAAGGCCGCAGCCGCCTGCCGGAGCAGGCCGCTTTTTTGGACGAGCTTGCCGGTATAGTGGAAAGTGAGAAGATTGATGCTGTAATCATGGCCGGGGATGTATTCGATACGGTGAATCCTCCGTCAGCAGCGGAAAAGCTATTTTATGAGAGCATGTCCAGGCTGTCAGACAAAGGAAGGCGTCCGATTGTTGTCATCGCGGGAAACCATGACAATCCAGAGAGGCTCTCTGCTGCCTCCCCTCTTGCCGGAGATCACCACATTCATTTAATCGGCTATCCGTCTGACCATCTGCTAAAGGTCGACGTTCCGCTTGCTGGCCAGACGATGAACATCGCGGCCCTCGCATACCCGTCTGAATCACGTCTTGAGCAGGTTCTTTCAGAGAACTTTGATGAGCTTTTAATGAGAAATCATTATGACGCAAAAATCAAAGCCCTTTTTGAAAGCATGGCAAAAGGATTCGGCAAGGATACAGTGAACCTGGCGATGAGCCACCTTCACGTAGCCGGAGGGAGCACTTCTGATTCCGAGCGGCCGATTGAAGTCGGGGGTGCCTATACCGTGGCGGCTGACAGTCTTCCTGCTGCGGCGCAATATGTCGCGCTCGGCCATCTCCACCGTCCTCAGACGATTAAAAGGGCCTTGACCGAGGCCCGCTACTCCGGCTCTCCGCTTGCGTACAGTTTTTCTGAAGCAGGATACGCGAAGTCCGTGACCATTGTTGAAGCAGATCCGGGAGAGGCCGCCAAGGTTCAGGAAGTCTTTCTCTCCAGCGGAAAGCCGCTGGTTCAATGGAAGGCTGCCGGGGGAATTGCCCAGGTCCATGATTGGCTTGAACAGGGAAAAGATGCAAATGCCTGGGTCGATCTTGAGATTCAACTGTCAGATGCCCTATCCATGGAGGAAATTCAAAACCTCCGAAAGCGGCATTCGGGAATCGTTCATATCCGGCCGGTCTTTCATTCGGCTGATGAAGCTCTTCAGCCTGAAGCGAGATCCAGTGTTCCGATCGATGAGCTGTTTGCGCGCTTTTATGAAAAGCAGACAGGCGGTGCTAAACCGGATGACAGGCTGATCCGGCTTTTCCGGGAGCTTGTAAGCGAAGAGGATTCAGGGGAAGGTGAAGGAGCATGA